In one Lolium rigidum isolate FL_2022 chromosome 3, APGP_CSIRO_Lrig_0.1, whole genome shotgun sequence genomic region, the following are encoded:
- the LOC124698680 gene encoding cysteine proteinase inhibitor 8-like, producing MGCSSNPSNKLPSHSTNSSQNRSHRSQTPNTALYYVPIPFSKPTDCDPSMAQAKPLLLLSLLAATLAVTAALGGRGRIVGGWAPIGDVTDPHIQELGGWAVTQHAKLAGDRLQFRRVTRGEQQVVSGKNYRLFVDAADGAGKSAQYVAVVYEQSWTRTRQLTSFKPADN from the coding sequence ATGGGCTGCTCCTCAAATCCGTCCAATAAATTGCCATCACACTCAACAAATTCGTCTCAAAACAGATCCCACCGCTCCCAAACCCCAAACACCGCACTGTACTACGTTCCCATTCCCTTTTCCAAACCCACAGATTGCGATCCGTCCATGGCGCAAGCGAAACCCCTCCTCCTGCTCTCCCTCCTCGCCGCCACCCTCGCCGTCACCGCCGCCCTGGGCGGCCGCGGCCGGATAGTCGGCGGGTGGGCCCCCATCGGGGACGTGACGGACCCGCACATCCAGGAGCTCGGCGGGTGGGCCGTGACGCAGCACGCCAAGCTGGCCGGCGACAGGCTGCAGTTCCGCCGGGTGACGCGCGGCGAGCAGCAGGTGGTGTCCGGTAAGAACTATCGCCTCTTCGTGGACGCGGCGGACGGCGCGGGGAAGAGCGCGCAGTACGTCGCGGTGGTGTACGAGCAGTCCTGGACACGCACCCGCCAGCTCACCTCCTTCAAGCCGGCGGACAACTAA